From the Saimiri boliviensis isolate mSaiBol1 chromosome X, mSaiBol1.pri, whole genome shotgun sequence genome, one window contains:
- the LOC141582818 gene encoding cytoplasmic 60S subunit biogenesis factor ZNF622-like, whose protein sequence is MQAVKRKVEMINEKNLEKRLHMDSVDKDARNAVIQQVIKALPSMCPKKEPPAPAEESRSSMAMAAGGCVTHNRNLTEKLPQLQWFEQWVKKVAKQQEEDSEEEEDLDEDDWEDNDSDEEL, encoded by the coding sequence ATGCAGGCTGTGAAAAGGAAAGTGGAGATGATAAATGAAAAGAACTTGGAGAAAAGACTGCACATGGACAGTGTGGACAAGGATGCCAGAAATGCAGTCATCCAGCAGGTCATCAAGGCTCTGCCATCCATGTGTCCCAAGAAGGAGCCCCCAGCACCTGCAGAGGAATCCAGGAGTTCCATGGCCATGGCTGCTGGTGGCTGTGTAACCCATAACAGAAACCTGACTGAGAAACTGCCCCAGCTCCAGTGGTTTGAACAGTGGGTGAAGAAGGTGGCAAagcagcaggaggaagacagTGAGGAAGAAGAGGACCTGGATGAAGATGATTGGGAAGACAATGATTCTGATGAAGAATTGTAA